A single window of Anaerolineae bacterium DNA harbors:
- a CDS encoding dihydrodipicolinate synthase family protein, whose amino-acid sequence MSVSHPLAGVYAAAVTPMDAQGRPLPEALPRLLDFLRARGVHGVLLLGTTGEGPSHSPEERLALMQAAATYRQAHPDLRVLVGTGTPSLDETVRLTRATFALGLDGVVVLPPYYFRRASEDGLFAWFAALMGQAVPEDGALFAYHIPQIAGVGFSLELLARLKDAFPRRFAGLKDSSGDPEFAAALGARFGSDLLVFTGNDRLLSHALRHQAGGAITALANLASPWLREVWESFQQGDEAQARAFQVRLDAARTALERFSPFAPTLKEVLPALFDLPSWGVKPPLVPLGSEGAQAALSALQAAGIP is encoded by the coding sequence ATGTCGGTATCGCACCCCCTGGCCGGCGTTTATGCCGCTGCCGTGACACCCATGGATGCCCAGGGCCGTCCCCTCCCTGAAGCGTTGCCGCGTCTGCTGGATTTTTTGCGCGCACGAGGTGTGCATGGGGTGTTGTTGTTGGGCACCACGGGCGAAGGGCCTTCTCACAGCCCGGAGGAGCGCCTGGCGCTAATGCAGGCCGCTGCCACGTACCGGCAGGCGCATCCCGACCTGCGGGTGCTGGTGGGCACCGGAACGCCCAGCCTGGACGAAACCGTCCGCCTGACCCGCGCCACCTTTGCCCTGGGGCTGGACGGTGTGGTGGTGCTGCCCCCCTACTACTTCCGCCGCGCTTCGGAAGACGGTCTCTTCGCCTGGTTTGCCGCCCTGATGGGGCAGGCCGTGCCTGAGGACGGCGCGCTGTTTGCTTATCACATCCCCCAGATTGCGGGGGTGGGCTTTTCGCTGGAACTGCTGGCCCGGTTGAAAGACGCCTTCCCCAGGCGCTTCGCCGGACTCAAAGACTCCTCCGGGGATCCGGAGTTTGCTGCGGCGTTAGGCGCGCGTTTCGGTTCGGACCTCCTGGTGTTTACCGGCAACGATCGCTTGCTTTCTCACGCGTTGCGACATCAAGCCGGGGGGGCGATCACCGCCCTGGCCAATCTGGCCTCGCCCTGGTTGCGTGAGGTGTGGGAGTCCTTCCAGCAGGGCGACGAGGCGCAGGCCCGGGCTTTTCAGGTCCGTTTAGACGCCGCCCGAACGGCTTTGGAACGCTTTTCGCCCTTTGCCCCCACGCTGAAGGAGGTGCTGCCCGCTCTGTTCGACCTGCCCTCCTGGGGCGTCAAACCTCCCCTGGTGCCTCTGGGGAGCGAGGGGGCCCAGGCCGCCCTGAGCGCGCTGCAGGCGGCGGGGATCCCATGA
- a CDS encoding YibE/F family protein, whose amino-acid sequence MDDKPRTRRYWLLVLVLTGLTLAWLSTQRHPVGEIPELTYGSETVVAQVEKVLEEGTVTLGDHTQPYQVLQVRLLEGEYAGVPMQIEYAKYQTYPVVHLFRPGERLLVSLNKQPDGTLNAFYADRVRAPQLAWLGALFLAAILLISGWKGLRALLAMAYSLAVVIVYIIPHILAGEDPVRTSILGAMVLLGVTLYLTYGWTLKTHAAALSMVLSLLLTGLLAWFFVAFTQLTGYGDENALYLLQFAGATINLRGLLLGGMIIGALGVLDDLVTTQAAAVFELHAANPAQPLSHLIRRAMHIGQDHVAATVNTLVLAYAGSSLPMFLLFSLGHTPWGKLLNFEFIAEEVVRTLVGSLGLIAAVPLTTLIAAVLARNIARLGAKAAWFGPVGESHGH is encoded by the coding sequence ATGGATGACAAGCCGCGAACCCGCCGTTACTGGCTGCTGGTGCTCGTTCTCACCGGGCTGACCCTGGCCTGGCTCAGCACCCAACGCCACCCCGTGGGAGAAATCCCCGAGTTGACCTACGGCTCCGAAACCGTGGTGGCCCAGGTGGAAAAAGTGCTCGAGGAGGGCACCGTGACCCTGGGCGATCACACGCAGCCCTACCAGGTGCTGCAGGTGCGCCTGTTGGAGGGGGAGTACGCCGGGGTGCCCATGCAGATCGAGTACGCTAAATACCAGACCTATCCCGTGGTGCACCTCTTTCGCCCGGGGGAGCGCCTCCTGGTCAGCCTCAACAAACAGCCCGATGGCACATTGAACGCCTTTTACGCCGACCGGGTGCGCGCCCCGCAACTGGCCTGGTTGGGCGCCCTCTTCCTGGCCGCCATCCTGCTCATCAGCGGCTGGAAGGGGTTGCGCGCCCTGCTCGCCATGGCCTACAGCCTGGCCGTGGTCATCGTGTACATCATCCCCCACATTCTGGCCGGGGAAGACCCCGTGCGCACCAGCATCCTGGGGGCCATGGTGCTCCTGGGGGTGACCCTCTACCTCACCTATGGCTGGACCCTGAAAACCCATGCCGCGGCCCTGAGCATGGTGCTCTCCCTTTTGCTTACCGGACTGCTGGCGTGGTTCTTCGTGGCCTTCACCCAACTCACGGGCTACGGCGACGAAAACGCCCTGTACCTGCTCCAATTCGCTGGGGCGACCATCAACCTGCGTGGCCTGCTCCTGGGCGGGATGATCATCGGCGCCTTGGGCGTCCTGGATGACCTGGTGACCACCCAGGCCGCGGCGGTGTTCGAACTCCACGCCGCCAACCCCGCCCAGCCTTTAAGCCACCTCATTCGCCGGGCCATGCACATCGGCCAGGACCATGTCGCCGCCACGGTGAACACCTTAGTGCTGGCCTATGCCGGTTCCTCCCTCCCCATGTTCCTTCTGTTCTCCCTGGGGCACACGCCCTGGGGGAAACTGCTCAACTTCGAATTCATCGCCGAAGAGGTGGTGCGCACTCTGGTCGGCTCCCTGGGCCTGATCGCCGCCGTCCCCCTGACCACCCTGATCGCCGCCGTGCTGGCGAGGAACATCGCCCGCCTGGGAGCCAAAGCCGCGTGGTTCGGGCCGGTGGGCGAAAGCCATGGCCATTAG
- a CDS encoding DUF1385 domain-containing protein: MPSYGGQAVIEGVMMRGTSAVAIAMRAPNGDIVTHTEPLSAIYQSRLAGIPFLRGLLGLWDALVLGMRALTLSANVQMEEDEQLEGAALYLTLGVSLVLGVGLFFLLPAAVGRWAELLWGWNAWWGNLLEGVVRLVLLVAYVGLIGRMNEVRRLYMYHGAEHKTINTFEAYAPLTPESVARYPKEHTRCGTAFLLILVLLSIVLFALLGPLPMLPRLLSRLLLLPVLAGLAYEYLRFTARHATHPFIRLLIAPNLALQRLTTREPTIDMLEVAITAFQTMRRAEKA; encoded by the coding sequence CTGCCTTCCTACGGCGGGCAGGCCGTCATCGAAGGGGTGATGATGCGCGGCACCAGCGCTGTAGCCATCGCCATGCGCGCCCCCAACGGCGACATCGTCACCCACACCGAGCCCCTGAGCGCCATTTACCAAAGTCGGCTGGCCGGGATCCCCTTTCTGCGCGGCCTGCTCGGCCTTTGGGATGCCCTGGTGCTGGGGATGCGGGCCCTCACCCTCTCGGCCAATGTCCAGATGGAGGAAGACGAACAACTGGAAGGCGCGGCCCTTTACCTCACCCTGGGCGTGTCCTTAGTGCTGGGCGTCGGTCTGTTCTTCCTGCTTCCCGCCGCGGTGGGTCGATGGGCAGAACTCCTCTGGGGCTGGAACGCCTGGTGGGGCAACCTGCTCGAGGGGGTGGTACGGCTGGTGCTCCTGGTAGCCTATGTGGGACTCATCGGTCGGATGAACGAGGTGCGGCGATTGTACATGTACCACGGCGCCGAACACAAGACCATCAACACCTTCGAGGCTTACGCGCCGCTCACCCCCGAAAGTGTGGCCCGCTACCCCAAGGAGCACACCCGCTGCGGGACCGCCTTTTTGCTTATTCTTGTGCTGCTTTCCATTGTGCTCTTCGCCTTGCTGGGGCCGCTGCCCATGCTGCCCCGTCTGTTGAGCCGCCTGCTCCTCTTGCCCGTGCTGGCCGGGCTGGCCTACGAATACCTCCGCTTCACCGCCCGCCACGCCACCCATCCCTTCATCCGGCTGCTCATCGCCCCCAACCTGGCCCTGCAACGCCTGACCACCCGCGAACCCACCATCGACATGCTGGAAGTGGCCATTACCGCCTTCCAGACCATGCGCCGCGCCGAAAAGGCCTGA
- the rpmF gene encoding 50S ribosomal protein L32, translating to MPPVPKRKVSRARRDKRRAHHALKALHLVQCSNCGEMRLPHTVCPNCGFYKGREVVEVERK from the coding sequence ATGCCCCCAGTACCCAAGCGGAAGGTCTCCCGTGCTCGCCGTGACAAGCGGCGTGCCCATCACGCGTTGAAAGCCCTTCATCTGGTGCAGTGCTCGAACTGCGGCGAGATGCGTCTGCCGCACACCGTGTGCCCGAATTGCGGTTTCTACAAGGGGCGTGAAGTTGTCGAGGTCGAGCGCAAATAG